In Legionella israelensis, the genomic window CTTGATCTCTTAAAAGGACTTTATCTTTATGAAGCTTATCAGTCATTATTGGAAAAGGAAGAAATGACAGAACAACTGATAGAAGATGCGAAAGATTACTTGTATTCTTCCGCCGAGCACGGTTGTTTTTTTGCTTTGAATGCTTTATGCGTTAATGGTTTGGCTTTATTAAAATCTCGTTTTGATCCTGATATTGCTTCTCGAGTGATTTATTATGCCAATTTAGCTGCAAAATATTATTTATCAGCAGGTTATTTATTATTAGGGAATGTTTGCTGTGAATTGCTTTTATACGAGGAGGAGGACATATTTAGGGGAATGAATCTTCGGTTTATGTCGTTTAATGCCTTAGTGGTGGCTAAAATGCTGCAAGATATTTCAATGCCAATGATAAATAATGCTTACCAGGGTAAAACTTTGGAAGAGGCAAGTCATGGAGCAATAAAGAATTTTTCTCATGCATTAGAGCGTATACAGCGCTCATTGCGTTTAACTTCTTTTGAAGTGAACCAGGCATATAAAAAAGCCGGGCTTGAGGCTGATTCCATTAAGCAAAAGTTCGCTAAGGACACCGCCGCCGAAAAAGAAGAAATGGCTGGCGAAAATTTGCGACGGCAGATTTAGCGAATGCTGGAAATGCAAATTTTAATCACCATATAAAAGCAGTTATTAATTAAAATGAAATGATCTTCCCTGTGAATTAAAAGGTGTAACTTTTTTATAATGTCGTTTTTAGCTATAATTACTCTTTTGTTTAAGTCAATCCTTCCTGATGTTATTTGAAGCCATTTCCCGCATGCCGCATGTTTTTAATGATCAAAATTTGCTTGATGGACAGGAATATTTTGATCAGGAAAAAGTACTGAACGTACGATTTAGTGAAGGCTTAATTAAGGCGCGTGTAAAAGGCGGCTCAGGCCAGATTTATGATGTTCATATGGATTTGAAAAACTGGCCGAAGCAACCTGCCCATTGCAGCTGCTCATTTCGCATGAATTGCAAACACGCCGCAGCATGTCTGCTTACGCTGCATTATGCCAGAAAGAATCAAACATCACAGTCTCTTAACCTGGATAAGAAGCTGGAAGGGCGGATTAAACAGCTTCGCCTCCAGCAAGTGCAAAAACAGGAACAATCAGCAACGCATCGACTGGTATACCTCATTGAGCCTCGTTTTAGACAACATGAGCATTATGTTGTCATTCGATTAGCTTTAGCCAAAATTTTAAAAAGCGGTCAATTGGGTCGAAAAATAACCTTTCATCATTTATCCGAAGATAAAAGGCGATATTTCATTGCCGAGGATAAAAGTATCATTGAGCAGTTGCTCGAACGTCATGGCTGCGCAAATTCATTTGACTATTTCTCTTTGAGAAACAGCGAGCTGTTGGAGATTGTTTTGCAAACAGGCCGGGCTTTTTTTTATCATGAACAAGAAACGGCGATACGATTAAAAGAACCCTTATCAGGGCATTGCACATGGCAACTCCTACCGGATGGCCGACAACATATGCTGTTAAAACATCAGAATCAGGTTCTTGAGCCTTTGTTGCTGAATAAGCCCTGGTATTGGAATAAGAATGAATTCTGTCTTCGTCGGATTGATGCTTCCTATCCGCTTCGCCCATTGCATTATCTGCTGACGCTTCAACCGCTTTCCTTCCAGGAAACAAAGACATTTACTGCAAAAATGGATCAGTATTTTCCTGGGTTTCCAAAACCGCTCCATTATCAGCGCTCTGAGGAACGACACATTATTCCTAAGGCTTATCTCCGATTTGATAGCATCCCTTTGACTCAATCCCTTTCCAAACAGGAGCAATATCACAAGCCGCTCAGACAGCTACTGATAATTAGACCTCAATTTTTATATGATGGTCTTAATATTAATGCCCAGGATGCTTGCCGAAAACTCTTTAAACTGAAAGATGATGTTTTGCAGATATATCCTCGAAACGATGATTTTGAAAGACTGAAAATGAAGGAGTTATCGTCATTTCTTGTTTTTCGCTCCCCAACTCCCTATGAAAAAAAATGCGCAAAGCCCGGTTCTGGTTTTTTCTTTGTACTCGATGGCTTTGCCAATTCTTCTGATTTAAATGTTCTTTATCAGGATATTATTCCTGCTTTAAAACAAGAAAACTGGCAGATTTATTATGACAGTTCTCTGTATGAAGAAATCATTGAAGCTGATGAGGTAGAGTGGTTTTCTGAATTAGCTGAACAAGGCCATGAGTTTTTTTCTTATCAACTGGGCATTTTAATTGATGGCAAGTCAGTAAATATTGTGCCTTTGGTTGCTCAATTAATAAATAAATATGGCGGCGGTGACGCGCTTACGCAATTACCTGATCAACAATACATTAAATTACCTTTGGGAGAAGGCAAAGTCCTACAGATTGCCTTAGGACGAATTAAGTCGCTAATAGAATTATTGATTCAATATGGTGTAAGACGGATTGACAGAGGCGATAAGGTTTTGGAAATCCATCGCTACCAATTGATGCTCATGCAGGAAGCAGAACAGGCCATGGAGATAATATCTTTACGCTGGCAGGGAGCTGAAGAACTACGTCATCGTTTATTAAATTTAATGGATAAAAATCAGTTTTCCATAGTTGATGTTCCAAAAGGTTTAACAGCTTGTTTACGAGATTACCAACGTGAGGGATTAAGCTGGTTACAGTGGCTTCGGCAAAATCATTTTGGCGGTGTCTTGGCTGATGATATGGGATTGGGAAAAACGATACAGACGCTTGCTCATTTGCAATATGAAAAAGAAGCCGGTCGAATGAAAAGAACAAGTTTGCTGATTGCTCCAACAAGTCTTGTTGGCAATTGGCAGGCCGAGGCAAAGCGTTTTACTCCCTGCTTAAAGGTCATCGTTTTTCATGGAAATGAACGCCATCAGGTGAAATTTACGGATTATGATTTGGTGATTACAACGTATGGACTGGTTCAGCGTGATAAATCCCATTTTCTTGACAAGCCATTTTATTATTTCATTTTAGATGAATCGCAATTTATCAAAAATGCGCGTACCAAAACCACTCAAATTATCCAGCAGATTAGGGCTGAGCATCGATTGTGTTTGACTGGAACACCTATCGAAAATCATTTGGGAGAATTATGGTCTTTATTTCATTTTCTCATGCCTGGTCTGCTTGGTGACCATCGACAATTTCGTCAATGGTTTAGAACTCCGATTGAAAAATATGGCGATGATATGAAAAAAAATGTGCTCTCCAATCGGATAAAGCCATTTATGTTAAGACGGACAAAAAATGAAGTCGCCAAAGAATTACCGTCTAAAACAGAAATGACTCATCTTATCGAAATCACTGATGAGCAAAGGGATATCTATGAAGCTATACGCATGAGCATGGAGAAAAAAGTTCGTGATGCGATAGTTAAACAGGGTTTCGGCAAAAGTCATATTATTCTGCTGGATGCCTTATTGAAACTAAGACAGATATGCTGTGATCCGCGATTGATATCCTTGCCGGAAGCGAACATGGCTCATGGTTCTTCCGCAAAGCTTGAGGCATTAATGACTCTTCTGGATAATTTAATGGAAGAAGGAAGGCGTGTTCTGGTGTTTTCACAATTCACATCCATGCTGAAGCTGATTGAGAAAGAACTGATAACACGCCAATATAATTATTTGAAACTGACGGGTCAGACAAGAAATCGACAAGAACTGGTTGAACGCTTTCAACAAGGAAAAATTCCGGTTTTCCTTATTAGTTTAAAAGCAGGCGGTACTGGTTTAAATCTGACTCAAGCGGATACAGTAATTCATTATGATCCTTGGTGGAATCCTGCAGTGGAAGATCAGGCCACGGACAGAAGTCATCGTATAGGGCAGGAAAATCCCGTTTTTGTATATAAATTGATAACACAAGGCACGGTAGAAGAAGTAATTCTGAACATGCAGAAGAAAAAGCGCCATTTAATGCAAGCCGTGTTATCTTCCAATACCTCAGCGATGATGAGTTTAACGGAGCAGGATATTGCCGAATTTTTTGCGCCCATGTCCTAGGTTCCGTGAAAATCTTGTTCACGGAACCTAAAACGCACGAGGAGAAGAAGAATAATTCTCTTCATCTTCTGCAACTTCTTCTTTTTCTTTAGATTCCATCTTATCACGTAGCTTTTCTTCAAATTTTTCTTCAGAGATAAAAATACCTTTCATATTTTCATCATAATCTACCTCCGAGGAAGCGAGAAATCGACTATCCCCGAGTATTGCCATATTGGCAACGGCTAATGCTTTTTCCACCTCTTTGCGGAAAACCTGCTGTGTTAGTTTTGGCCAATCTGTCGGATCGGCGTAGTTTTTATCAGCCGGAAGCAATTTCTCAATTTCTTCAGCTAATTCCTCCCAATCCATGGTTTGAGGGTTTGGTGCTTTTAATGCCTCTTTTTCATATTCTGTGCATTGTAATTTTCGAGGATTGCTTTTAATTGTTTCTGCTACCCGCTCGGCAAGGTTGATAAAAGCATTACCTATTTCATCTTTATTCCTTAGAAATTTTTGGTATTTCTTAACTTCTTCAGAAATATCAGATTCAAGCTTCTCTTTTTCCCATTTTTCATTTTGTTCAAATTCATTAATTTGTTTTTTTGCACTGCGCTTTAATTCATTGGCTTCTCTAAGGGGTAGAAAAAGATTGTCATTTGCGACAAGCAGCATGGCCCCAAGAAGTTCCTTCATATTTTCTGATTTCTTATAAAGATCCTCGATGGTGTTACGTGCGGTACCAGCATGATTAATGGTATGACCAATGTATTCCTCTGCACTTACGGTTTCATTACGAGGATACTTCTGCTGAAGTAGAACCCTTTGTTGAAATGAAGAAGGACCCCAAAATTTGCCTCGGCTGATTTTATAATTGTTTAATGCCTTGCGAACATCTTCTCTTATTTTTGGAACGTAGGCACTTAATTTTCTTAATTTTTCAAAGACCTCATTACCCTTATCTACATCATTTTTGTCTGCTTGAGGCAGTATTGGACCACGATACATGGCGTTTCTCTCTCAAATAAAATTATTGCTGCTTATTTGTTTAATAAGTTTATATTTTAATCATAGCCCTGTATTATTATTTAAATATTAAGCATATTGTAAATTTTATATAAAGATTGTAAGATATGAGTTAGTGAACACGGCGGGCAAGCTAAGGAGAAAAATGTTGGATTTTGATGGTAATCCTTTGTTTGGTTCAGTTTATCGGCTGGCTAAAGATAAGAATGAAAAAGAGTTAACCAAGGAGAAAGTTGCAACCTCAAGTAAGGGTAAGGGCTACACTGTTATTACGGTATTGGCCAAAGAAAAAGACTATCAAGCCGTTGATTTTTTGCTGCAGCGATTTGACGCAAATTTAAATGATGCAGTGTTTGGTGCAGCGCTTAGCGGCGATGAAGCCTTCACAGACAAGCTTCTTCAGCGTCAGGCAGCTTTGGCCTATGCTGTGCGGGGTGCTGCCGCAGGAGGGCATAAAGCATTTGTTAACAATTTGTTAGGACGAGGTGCGGGCTTGCAAGCTGAGGCAGCCTATGGTTTTGGTCTTGGAAACCATGTGGAGTTTGTCGATGATTTCATCAATCAGGATAGAACATTAATCAAGGATGCCCTTCAGGGAGCTGCGTGCGGTGGCCATGTGGAACTTGTCAATGCACTTATTAAGCGCGGAGCGAGTCTTGATGATGCAGTCTTCGGCGCTGCCTTTGGTGGTCATATGAATTTAGTCAATGAGTTAATTCATCGTGGCGCAAGCTTGAAGGAAGCGGCAATTGGCTTCATATGCGGTGGGCATGTTACTGGAACGCAAAAAGAGATATTGCGTTTCGTGGCCTTCATCGATCATCCCAAGCTTAGGGAATTGTTCGTTAACGAAGCAAAACACGGAAATACCTCCCTTGATGCTTCTTTGGTGAAAACCGCGGCAAGGTTAAACGAATTGATACGAAAAAATAAACTGACCTTTGAGCAGGCGGAAATTTATTTAAAAGTAGGGCCGAACAACTGGTTCTTGCAGGGACAACGACTTGTAAAGGAAGGCAAGCTGCCGGCTGAATTATATTTTCATATCGCATCATTTTTGACGGAAAGTTCATTCAAGGACACAAAGGTGGTTTTTGAGACGGTAAATGAAAGAATTCATGAACGTGTTATTAATAAGCATAATAGCGGATTTTTTGCTTTTTTCAGGAGTAGAAAAAGCCGGATGGAATTTGAGGAAATGGCTGAACAAAACCATCAAAAGAGAATAAATTTTTAACATGAATTTTTAAGAGTTTTGCATGTTTGGATTTTAACCATTTTTCAAGTAAAGAAAAGCAATAGATTAAAAACCATAGAAGCGCACCGCTATATTTATCAAAGTTTAAATCGATGACTTGAGAAAATAGAATGGCACGAATTACTGCGTCATCGACCGCTGTATCCATGCGAAGCTCCATATGGACTCCGCTATCAGGTAGCGGGGATTCGATCCTTAAAAAATGGCTAAAGTCGAGGTATAAGTTAGTGAATATTTAAATTGCAAATAAAATTGTCTTACCTTATGATTTTAAAATACTTCTTACCCCATTGATCATACATAAGGAGATAAACATGCGATACTGGAAGTTGATGTTAGTGATGCTTTTTGCATTTTTTTATTTACCATCCGTTATGGCATCTCCGGCCGGGAACTGGACAACAATTGATGATAAGACGGGTAAAAAACGAGCAGTGGTAAATGTTAACGTATCCGGGAACAGTCTAAGTGGTACAATTGTCAAGGTTTACCCTCAGCCTGGTGATACAGGTGTTTGCTCTAAGTGTCCTGGACATTTTAAAAATAAAAAGATCCAGGGGCTTCGCTTTCTCTGGGGTATGAAAAAAGCCGGTGAAAATGAATGGAGTGGTGGAAAAATACTTGATCCTAAAACCGGTAAAATTTATCGTGCAAAAATCACTCAGAAAGGGAACAAACTTTATGTACGTGGTTACGTCGGTGTTTCCTTATTAGGTCGAACGCAAGTATGGGTTCGCTAGAATTTCAAATGCTCATTTACTCCATGTAAACTACGCTTTAAATTATCATTGACTTCCGCGGTTTTGTCTTGACCGCGGGATCCCATAGGCAAGCTGCAGGAAATCCGTTTAGGTTTCATTTGGAGCTCGAAGCTCTATACAGAAGCTGCAGTTTATCTATAAAAAGGTGTCTTTTTTCTTTCAGGGTATTTACAATAAGCTAATTCTGTATTTATTTTGCTTATACTATGCTGGATTTGCAAACCTCAAAAAAAAATAAAGCAGTGGATCCTTTAAAGCGGCCGCCCCATTCTTTGGAAGCAGAGCAATCCATCCTTGGTGGGCTTCTTCTCGATAATCAGGTCTGGGATAAGATCAGCACTAAGTTATGTGAAGCGGATTTTTATCGCACTGAGCATAAGGTTTTATTTCGTGCTGTTTCAGAGTTGGCTAAAAAAGAGCAGCCTTTTGATGTTGTTACTTTACTGGACATGCTTAAATCTTATAATGAACTGGACGATGCCGGGGGTGAAGTTTATTTGTTTGAACTGGCAAATAATACACCCAGTGTTGCCAATGTGACAGCCTATGCGGATATTGTCCGGGAGAAATCGGTTCAACGACAATTAATAAGTGTTGCCAATGACATCGCTGATTCTGCCTACAATCCAAATGGACGAGAAGTTCCTGAGCTTCTTGATTTTGCAGAAACCAAAGTATTTGCCATTGCTGAACAAACGGGTAGCGATGGCGGTCCTGAAAATATTAAATCCATTCTTGTCAGAGCTGTAGAAAAAATTGATGCTCTATATCACAGTGGTGATACCATTACAGGACTACCCACAGGTTTATCCGATTTGGATAAAATGACCTCCGGTTTACAGCCTTCTGATTTAATTATTGTAGCGGGTCGTCCTTCTATGGGTAAGACTTCGCTGGTGATGAATATGGCCGAGCATGCTGCCATTGAATCCCGTAAGCCTGTATTGGTTTTTTCCATGGAAATGCCAGCCGATTCCCTTGCTATGCGTATGATGTCATCTCTTGGGCGAATTGATCAACATCGTATAAGAACAGGGAAGCTCGAAGATGATGATTGGCCTCGCGTCACCTCAGCCGTTCATATGCTCTCGGAAGCGCCGCTTTTCATTGACGACACACCCGCTTTAACGCCGGCGGAAATGAGGGCAAGAGCACGGAGACTCGCCAAAGAACACGGCCAGTTGGGTTTAATTGTGGTGGATTATCTGCAATTAATGAAAGTACCTGGTTTTAAAGCGGATAATCGTACGGCTGAGATTTCAGAAATTTCAAGAAGCTTAAAGGCTTTGGCTAAAGAGCTTGATGTGCCGGTAATTGCCTTATCCCAGCTTAATCGAAGTCTCGAGCAAAGACACGATAAGCGTCCTGTGATGTCTGATTTACGTGAATCCGGTGCGATTGAGCAGGATGCCGATTTAATTTGCTTTATTTATCGCGATGAAGTTTACAATGAAGAAAGTCCGGATAAAGGTACAGCGGAAATCATCGTGGCTAAGCAGAGAAACGGGCCAATTGGTCGTGTGCGAGTAGCTTTTCTTGGAAAATACACTCGTTTTGAAGATTTGGCTTTTAACGGTTATCAGGGTATAGACTAATATGGCCAGACCCACGCGGATTATTATCCAGAGCCATGCTTTATTGCATAATTTAAATCGCGTCAGGCAGTTGGCTCCTGGTAAAAAAATCATTGCCATGGTTAAGGCGAACGCTTACGGTTGCGGAATGAAAGCGGTGGTTCCTGTTTTAGAAGGGCACGTAGATGCTTTTGGGGTGGCTTGTTTAAGTGAGGCTTTTGCTATACGAGCATTGGGCAGTCAGGCAGAAATTATCCTTTTTCAGGGTGTCTTTGACGTTGATGAATTTCAGCAGGCTGTAAAGCATCGATTCAGTTGTGTTATTCATCAGCCACAGCAGTTGGAATGGCTTTTGAATTATCCATTGCCTCATGCGCTTAAAATTTGGGTTAAAGTAAATACCGGTATGAATCGTCTGGGGTTTATGCCAAATGAGGTCAGTCAGATTTTCCATGCTTTACAGCAATGTCCCTGGGTTGATGCCAATATAGGCCTGATGACTCATTTTGCTTGTGCGGATGATCAGATCCATGCCCGCAATGATTACCAGATAACTGCTTTTAAAAATCTGCATATTAAAGGTGTCGGTCAATACAGTGCGGCCAATTCTGCGGTTATTTTTAATTACCCTGAACTTCACGGCGACGTTGTTCGTCCGGGTATTATGCTTTATGGTGTCTCGCCTTTTTCTGATTACACTGGACGTGAATTAGGTTTAATACCTGTGATGCATTTTACTTCCGCTCTCAGCACCATTCATCATTATCCTGCCTATTCACCTGTTGGCTATGGAGCAGAATGGCAAAGTCCGAAACCTTCTGTCATCGGCATTGTACCTGTTGGTTATGGTGATGGTTATCCACGGCATATCGCTCCTGGAACCTGCGTTTGGATTAATGGTCAAAGAGCTCCTGTGGCAGGTCGTATTTCAATGGACATGATGGCAATCGACTTAACAGCTTGTCCATCTTGTCATGTAGGTGATGCTGTGGAGTTGTGGGGGAAGCATATTCCTGTGGAAGAGGTTGCCCGCTCTGCAGGAACCATTGCTTATGAGTTGTTATGTCAGGTAACGGATCGCATTCGGCAGTGAATATTATCTGCCAACGACTGTAAATTATTTGACCTTTAGTATATGGATAATAAATAATCTTGATGCTAGAATAGCAACCGTTTTTGTGAATCACTAATCAGGTGAATACTTATGAAAAAATGCATGATACTTGGAATAGTAAGTCTTTCTATGTTTATGGCTGGTTGTGCACAAGTCAATAACGAAGGCGTGGGAACAGTGGCTGGGGGTGTTGTGGGCGGATTATTAGGTAGCCAGTTTGGTGGCGGCTCCGGTAAAGTCGCTGCGGCTGCCGGTGGTGCCTTACTGGGAGCTTATCTTGGCGGTAATATTGGTCGTACGATGGATAGACTGGATCGCCTGGAAATGCAACGTGCCTTGGAAACGGCCCCCACTGGAAAATCCGTTCAATGGAAAAACCCAGACACTGGAAATCGATATTCTGTGAAACCTACACGTACTTATTATCATCAACATCAGCCCTGCCGTGAATATATAACTCACGCTACCATCGGTGGAAAAACACAGCAGATATATGGCAAAGCATGTCGACAGGCAGACGGCTCCTGGCGCGTCGTTAATTAACGTGAGTTCGCCCCTTAGAGGCGCTAAACGAACGTTATCCCGTAAAAAAGCGAAGCTTTTTATACGGGATCCATTCAAATCATCTGTTCGCCCCTTAGGGGCGCTAAACGAACGTTATCCCGTAAAAAAGTGAAACTTTTTATACGGGATCCATTCAAATCATCTGTTCGCCCCTTTAGGGGCGCTTAACGAACGTTATCCTGTAAAAAAGCGAAGCTTTTTATAATAGAATCTCTCCAAATCTAATGCATTTAACTTAAAAAAAGTGTGGATGCTTTCCAATCGAACCATCTCGGTAGACTAGTCAACACTTAAAACTCTTTTCCGTATGCTATATTTTAAAACAGAACATCGATTTCATAGCGTTTCTCAAGGAGAGTAGGATGGCTAGTCTTTTATCCAACGTTTTACCTGAGCCCAGACGAAAATTGGTTTTTGTCTATCCCGATGTCAGTATTTCTCAGTGCTGTGAACTAATGATTGAAAATGATATCGGTTCATTGCTGGTTACCGATGAATATAATTTAATCGGTCTTGTCAGTGAGCGGGATTTGGTCCGTAAATGCTTAAGTAAAGGGCTTGACCCCAATAAAACTACTGCAGGTGATATTGCCTTTGCTGATGTTACAATTCTGAGTTTTCATGATACTGTTGAAAAAGCCATGCAAGTGATGACGCAAACCAAAAGGCGTCATATATTGATTAAAGAGAATGAGGAAATTGTCTCGATTATATCCATCGGAGATTTATTATTTTATCTTTTAGAAGATAAGGCTCGTGTTATTGAGCAA contains:
- a CDS encoding DUF5630 domain-containing protein, whose protein sequence is MKLIQFLTLSETEKLKEQKILKLKEVLKPECFYNAIVRYDTEVLLKLAIVNPEIDALCRSPELDDYWQELWRQAGENPSKKESGSQVATQEYLPMSTVSCLDLLKGLYLYEAYQSLLEKEEMTEQLIEDAKDYLYSSAEHGCFFALNALCVNGLALLKSRFDPDIASRVIYYANLAAKYYLSAGYLLLGNVCCELLLYEEEDIFRGMNLRFMSFNALVVAKMLQDISMPMINNAYQGKTLEEASHGAIKNFSHALERIQRSLRLTSFEVNQAYKKAGLEADSIKQKFAKDTAAEKEEMAGENLRRQI
- a CDS encoding DEAD/DEAH box helicase, encoding MLFEAISRMPHVFNDQNLLDGQEYFDQEKVLNVRFSEGLIKARVKGGSGQIYDVHMDLKNWPKQPAHCSCSFRMNCKHAAACLLTLHYARKNQTSQSLNLDKKLEGRIKQLRLQQVQKQEQSATHRLVYLIEPRFRQHEHYVVIRLALAKILKSGQLGRKITFHHLSEDKRRYFIAEDKSIIEQLLERHGCANSFDYFSLRNSELLEIVLQTGRAFFYHEQETAIRLKEPLSGHCTWQLLPDGRQHMLLKHQNQVLEPLLLNKPWYWNKNEFCLRRIDASYPLRPLHYLLTLQPLSFQETKTFTAKMDQYFPGFPKPLHYQRSEERHIIPKAYLRFDSIPLTQSLSKQEQYHKPLRQLLIIRPQFLYDGLNINAQDACRKLFKLKDDVLQIYPRNDDFERLKMKELSSFLVFRSPTPYEKKCAKPGSGFFFVLDGFANSSDLNVLYQDIIPALKQENWQIYYDSSLYEEIIEADEVEWFSELAEQGHEFFSYQLGILIDGKSVNIVPLVAQLINKYGGGDALTQLPDQQYIKLPLGEGKVLQIALGRIKSLIELLIQYGVRRIDRGDKVLEIHRYQLMLMQEAEQAMEIISLRWQGAEELRHRLLNLMDKNQFSIVDVPKGLTACLRDYQREGLSWLQWLRQNHFGGVLADDMGLGKTIQTLAHLQYEKEAGRMKRTSLLIAPTSLVGNWQAEAKRFTPCLKVIVFHGNERHQVKFTDYDLVITTYGLVQRDKSHFLDKPFYYFILDESQFIKNARTKTTQIIQQIRAEHRLCLTGTPIENHLGELWSLFHFLMPGLLGDHRQFRQWFRTPIEKYGDDMKKNVLSNRIKPFMLRRTKNEVAKELPSKTEMTHLIEITDEQRDIYEAIRMSMEKKVRDAIVKQGFGKSHIILLDALLKLRQICCDPRLISLPEANMAHGSSAKLEALMTLLDNLMEEGRRVLVFSQFTSMLKLIEKELITRQYNYLKLTGQTRNRQELVERFQQGKIPVFLISLKAGGTGLNLTQADTVIHYDPWWNPAVEDQATDRSHRIGQENPVFVYKLITQGTVEEVILNMQKKKRHLMQAVLSSNTSAMMSLTEQDIAEFFAPMS
- a CDS encoding ankyrin repeat domain-containing protein, whose protein sequence is MLDFDGNPLFGSVYRLAKDKNEKELTKEKVATSSKGKGYTVITVLAKEKDYQAVDFLLQRFDANLNDAVFGAALSGDEAFTDKLLQRQAALAYAVRGAAAGGHKAFVNNLLGRGAGLQAEAAYGFGLGNHVEFVDDFINQDRTLIKDALQGAACGGHVELVNALIKRGASLDDAVFGAAFGGHMNLVNELIHRGASLKEAAIGFICGGHVTGTQKEILRFVAFIDHPKLRELFVNEAKHGNTSLDASLVKTAARLNELIRKNKLTFEQAEIYLKVGPNNWFLQGQRLVKEGKLPAELYFHIASFLTESSFKDTKVVFETVNERIHERVINKHNSGFFAFFRSRKSRMEFEEMAEQNHQKRINF
- a CDS encoding DUF2147 domain-containing protein gives rise to the protein MRYWKLMLVMLFAFFYLPSVMASPAGNWTTIDDKTGKKRAVVNVNVSGNSLSGTIVKVYPQPGDTGVCSKCPGHFKNKKIQGLRFLWGMKKAGENEWSGGKILDPKTGKIYRAKITQKGNKLYVRGYVGVSLLGRTQVWVR
- the dnaB gene encoding replicative DNA helicase, which encodes MLDLQTSKKNKAVDPLKRPPHSLEAEQSILGGLLLDNQVWDKISTKLCEADFYRTEHKVLFRAVSELAKKEQPFDVVTLLDMLKSYNELDDAGGEVYLFELANNTPSVANVTAYADIVREKSVQRQLISVANDIADSAYNPNGREVPELLDFAETKVFAIAEQTGSDGGPENIKSILVRAVEKIDALYHSGDTITGLPTGLSDLDKMTSGLQPSDLIIVAGRPSMGKTSLVMNMAEHAAIESRKPVLVFSMEMPADSLAMRMMSSLGRIDQHRIRTGKLEDDDWPRVTSAVHMLSEAPLFIDDTPALTPAEMRARARRLAKEHGQLGLIVVDYLQLMKVPGFKADNRTAEISEISRSLKALAKELDVPVIALSQLNRSLEQRHDKRPVMSDLRESGAIEQDADLICFIYRDEVYNEESPDKGTAEIIVAKQRNGPIGRVRVAFLGKYTRFEDLAFNGYQGID
- the alr gene encoding alanine racemase, producing MARPTRIIIQSHALLHNLNRVRQLAPGKKIIAMVKANAYGCGMKAVVPVLEGHVDAFGVACLSEAFAIRALGSQAEIILFQGVFDVDEFQQAVKHRFSCVIHQPQQLEWLLNYPLPHALKIWVKVNTGMNRLGFMPNEVSQIFHALQQCPWVDANIGLMTHFACADDQIHARNDYQITAFKNLHIKGVGQYSAANSAVIFNYPELHGDVVRPGIMLYGVSPFSDYTGRELGLIPVMHFTSALSTIHHYPAYSPVGYGAEWQSPKPSVIGIVPVGYGDGYPRHIAPGTCVWINGQRAPVAGRISMDMMAIDLTACPSCHVGDAVELWGKHIPVEEVARSAGTIAYELLCQVTDRIRQ
- a CDS encoding RT0821/Lpp0805 family surface protein; translation: MKKCMILGIVSLSMFMAGCAQVNNEGVGTVAGGVVGGLLGSQFGGGSGKVAAAAGGALLGAYLGGNIGRTMDRLDRLEMQRALETAPTGKSVQWKNPDTGNRYSVKPTRTYYHQHQPCREYITHATIGGKTQQIYGKACRQADGSWRVVN
- a CDS encoding CBS domain-containing protein; translation: MASLLSNVLPEPRRKLVFVYPDVSISQCCELMIENDIGSLLVTDEYNLIGLVSERDLVRKCLSKGLDPNKTTAGDIAFADVTILSFHDTVEKAMQVMTQTKRRHILIKENEEIVSIISIGDLLFYLLEDKARVIEQLENYINH